A single genomic interval of Euwallacea similis isolate ESF13 chromosome 2, ESF131.1, whole genome shotgun sequence harbors:
- the Spag1 gene encoding LOW QUALITY PROTEIN: sperm-associated antigen 1 (The sequence of the model RefSeq protein was modified relative to this genomic sequence to represent the inferred CDS: substituted 2 bases at 2 genomic stop codons) encodes MSNLDDLSQSYENGSCGIRNFGGGESLLNKYKIPIQHFDFKYVSRAKNPNELEKIIEVLISGQEGFYPDLLRATEDKLRRLKPNSRFLRQTSRFLNKKELKEDEIQQISDDLQKWVSDVSRDSKELDQKKAEKIRXXTIFFLNFILINYLLRCEVNIRQYDPQPEHLNLVKNEKRISSTDYRAWDQYDPDTELLKQELGEERMKREAKEAQKAAEKLKLEAENFVYAGTSKQLHATLRDLNNTNMKKLKKSVFFNQYSTEVEASYTSNRELEKGREFFTTGDYEFALKCFTQSILCKPSVVNLSNRALTFLKLNKFEEAIGDCDCVLIIDNKDLNALLRKAQALEGLKKYEEALDCVDLVIEKDPNNNVAQELAERVRKYCRNLMKNTRMKIVEIQ; translated from the exons ATGTCAAATTTAGATGATTTATCGCAAAGTTACGAAAACGGCTCCTGCGGGATTAGAAACTTTGGAGGTGGAGAgtctttattaaacaaatataaaattccaatCCAACATTTCGATTTCAAGTATGTGTCCCGGGCAAAGAACCCGAATGAGCTAGAAAAGATTATAGAAGTTTTAATTTCGGGACAGGAAGGGTTTTACCCTGATTTGCTTAG GGCTACTGAAGACAAACTTCGAAGACTAAAACCAAACAGCAGATTTTTGAGGCAAACTTCTAGATTTCtgaataaaaaagaattgaaagaAGATGAAATCCAGCAAATTTCCGACGATCTACAAAAGTGGGTTTCAGATGTTTCCAGAGACAGTAAGGAGCTAGATCaaaaaaaagcagaaaaaattcggtaataaacgattttttttttaaattttattttaattaattatctacTTAGATGTGAGGTAAACATTCGTCAATACGATCCTCAACCGGAACACTTAAACCTcgtcaaaaacgaaaaacgaATTTCGTCTACGGATTATCGAGCTTGGGATCAATATGATCCTGATACAGAATTATTGAAGCAGGAGTTGGGCGAGGAGAGGATGAAGCGAGAGGCGAAGGAAGCTCAGAAGGCTGCAGAGAAACTGAAACTAGAAGCTGAAAATTTCGTTTATGCAGGAACGAGCAAGCAATTACACGCTACCTTAAGAGATCTAAATAATACTAACAtgaagaaactaaaaaaatcg gtattttttaatcaatattcCACTGAAGTAGAAGCATCATACACTTCAAACAGGGAATTGGAAAAAGGCAGAGAGTTTTTCACGACCGGAGACTACGAGTTCGCACTCAAATGCTTCACTCAAAGCATTTTATGTAAACCTTCAGTTGTCAATCTAAGCAACAGAGCTTtaacatttctaaaattaaataaatttgaggAGGCTATCGGCGATTGCGATTGTGTATTGATAATTGACAATAAAGATTTGAACGCCTTGTTACGGAAAGCTCAAGCTCTAGAAG GTTTAAAGAAATATGAGGAAGCATTGGATTGCGTAGATTTGGTCATAGAGAAAGATCCCAATAATAATGTGGCACAAGAACTAGCGGAACGTGTACGAAAGTATTGCCGAAACCTAATGAAAAACACAAGGATGAAGATTGTTGAAATTCAGTAG